Proteins from a genomic interval of Desulfofustis limnaeus:
- a CDS encoding methylated-DNA--[protein]-cysteine S-methyltransferase: protein MKRVGATSEQAVVDGFFGKVVVTVENEAVCAVRIVQKGAAGEELPAGDATIHSPVLRSAVAQLRRYLSGEGRNFDLPLRLGGTPFQQAVWREAAAIPYGASRTYGQIATRLGRPRAARAVGQALSRNPVPLFIPCHRIVAGNGGMGGYTPDPSIKKALLKHEGVADFG, encoded by the coding sequence ATGAAACGAGTTGGGGCAACGTCTGAGCAGGCGGTGGTGGACGGGTTTTTCGGGAAAGTGGTGGTGACCGTCGAGAATGAGGCGGTCTGTGCCGTGCGAATAGTGCAGAAAGGGGCGGCCGGCGAAGAGCTGCCGGCTGGTGATGCGACCATTCATTCCCCGGTGTTGCGTTCGGCCGTTGCGCAGTTGCGCCGCTACCTGAGCGGGGAGGGACGGAACTTCGACCTACCGCTTCGCCTGGGGGGGACACCGTTTCAACAGGCGGTATGGCGTGAGGCGGCGGCCATCCCCTACGGGGCGAGCAGGACTTACGGTCAGATCGCTACCCGCTTGGGTCGGCCGCGGGCGGCTCGGGCGGTCGGCCAGGCGCTGAGCCGCAACCCGGTGCCATTGTTCATCCCCTGTCATCGGATTGTCGCCGGCAACGGTGGAATGGGCGGCTATACGCCCGATCCGTCGATAAAAAAAGCGCTCTTGAAGCACGAAGGAGTTGCCGACTTCGGCTGA
- a CDS encoding metallophosphoesterase, translating into MKNALYKKLKPIKEVQIVRGVELPVGLGFRQLVVTGPPGAGKTHYINQIRGWPNEGYIDLSRKGWWRDQSLIYRPREINLGIPYKGRKDVLTVFDQEWREAPPQSLHIDYQRIRIPPPARTIVNTNWRDRYIFEFLLPEPQVIYERRRNRQKNGFFPVDSNLTLEEVARQVATYCSIALYLHRAGVHVYVRHDISEPPMLISEKGDPTLPPWAVADARPRPNLKTVAGWRQLLLGQSPVPWFSVTNEIQDLTEPSRIPHDGKSLDIIIGQLHLRLSPEIPMGASKSYLRFHRNWIVRRPGSCSDLAIFGFARICPGETVTIGRSNRDYDALFSFSKEIAKRHLVITNVRGDLLLRPISSEPVVRVVRLDDLDSREQMDSSRVTAMRQARSLLGGRIALLDRTSALALILEVNEILASEAYRPLDGYDMPGGLVELPDEQTPVIIGDLHAQVDNLLKILTENCLIQALQNNRAFLCILGDAVHSENIQEMERMESSILIMDLILSLKRRFPTNVFYLRGNHDDFDPELAKNGIAQGLLFKKALEQQRGSAYVEAMQTFYHRLPHMIVSPSFIAVHAGPPRAGTNREQIVQLRLNRQLAEELTKNRLKRPYYLSGYGKADVKALRQAFNLPKSTPVIVGHTPLDPFGSVWQNVGAIKNHHIVSSSHQDGPACFVRISGSMVPLTYAAEPLTKLINKLKHRA; encoded by the coding sequence ATGAAAAACGCTCTGTACAAGAAACTCAAGCCGATAAAAGAGGTGCAAATCGTCCGCGGAGTCGAACTGCCGGTGGGACTCGGCTTCCGTCAGCTCGTCGTCACCGGTCCGCCCGGTGCAGGGAAAACACATTACATCAACCAGATAAGAGGATGGCCCAACGAAGGCTATATCGACCTGAGCCGGAAAGGGTGGTGGCGGGATCAAAGCCTCATTTACCGTCCCCGCGAGATCAACCTCGGCATCCCCTACAAGGGCAGAAAAGACGTGCTCACCGTCTTCGATCAGGAATGGCGGGAAGCCCCTCCTCAGTCCCTGCACATCGATTACCAACGAATCAGGATCCCGCCGCCGGCCCGGACCATAGTTAACACCAACTGGCGCGATCGTTACATCTTCGAGTTTCTCCTGCCCGAGCCGCAGGTCATCTACGAGCGTCGCCGCAACCGCCAGAAGAACGGCTTTTTTCCGGTGGACAGCAACTTGACGCTGGAAGAGGTGGCTCGCCAGGTGGCAACCTATTGCAGTATCGCTCTTTACCTGCACCGGGCCGGGGTCCATGTCTATGTCCGCCACGACATCTCGGAACCGCCGATGCTGATCAGCGAAAAAGGGGATCCGACCCTGCCTCCCTGGGCGGTCGCCGATGCCCGGCCCCGGCCGAATCTGAAAACAGTGGCCGGCTGGCGCCAACTGTTGCTCGGGCAGAGTCCGGTTCCCTGGTTTTCCGTGACCAACGAGATCCAAGACTTGACCGAGCCAAGCAGAATCCCGCACGACGGCAAGAGCCTCGACATCATTATCGGTCAGCTCCATCTGCGCCTCTCTCCGGAAATCCCCATGGGGGCCAGCAAGAGTTACCTGCGCTTTCACCGTAACTGGATCGTCCGCAGACCCGGCTCCTGTTCCGATCTTGCCATCTTCGGCTTTGCCCGTATCTGCCCGGGGGAAACCGTCACCATCGGCCGCTCCAACCGGGACTACGATGCCCTGTTCAGCTTTTCCAAAGAGATCGCCAAACGACACCTGGTCATCACCAATGTCCGTGGCGACCTCCTGCTCCGACCGATCAGCAGCGAGCCGGTGGTCCGGGTCGTCCGCCTCGATGACCTGGACAGCCGGGAGCAGATGGATTCCAGCCGGGTAACCGCCATGCGCCAGGCCAGATCGCTGCTCGGCGGCAGGATCGCTCTGCTCGACCGGACCAGCGCCCTGGCCCTGATCCTCGAGGTCAACGAGATCCTGGCCAGCGAAGCCTATCGTCCCCTGGACGGCTACGACATGCCCGGCGGACTGGTGGAATTGCCGGACGAGCAGACCCCGGTCATCATCGGCGATCTGCACGCCCAGGTGGACAACCTGCTCAAAATCTTGACTGAGAACTGTCTGATTCAGGCCCTGCAGAATAACCGCGCCTTTCTCTGCATCTTGGGCGATGCCGTCCACTCGGAAAATATCCAGGAAATGGAACGGATGGAGAGCTCAATTCTGATCATGGATCTGATCCTTTCCCTGAAACGGCGTTTTCCCACCAACGTGTTCTATCTCCGCGGCAACCATGATGATTTCGATCCGGAACTGGCCAAAAACGGGATCGCCCAGGGTCTGCTGTTCAAGAAAGCGCTGGAGCAGCAGCGCGGCAGCGCCTATGTGGAGGCCATGCAAACCTTCTACCATCGGCTGCCCCACATGATCGTCAGCCCCTCCTTTATTGCCGTCCATGCCGGGCCGCCGCGGGCGGGGACCAACCGCGAGCAGATCGTCCAGCTGCGCTTGAACCGCCAACTCGCCGAAGAATTGACCAAAAACCGGCTCAAACGCCCCTACTACCTCAGCGGCTACGGCAAAGCCGACGTCAAGGCGTTGCGCCAGGCCTTCAACCTGCCGAAATCGACCCCGGTGATCGTCGGACACACGCCGCTCGACCCGTTCGGCTCGGTGTGGCAGAATGTCGGCGCCATCAAGAATCATCATATCGTCTCCAGTTCGCACCAGGACGGCCCCGCCTGTTTCGTGCGGATCAGCGGCTCCATGGTGCCATTGACCTACGCCGCCGAACCGCTCACCAAGCTGATCAATAAGCTCAAGCACCGCGCCTGA
- a CDS encoding TIGR00153 family protein has protein sequence MDIKSTTPFAGLFRTSPFKPVQQHMRLVFSCICYIPPLLDALYRKDYEQVKEFADEIIKLESEADEIKQAFRLTMPNTLLLPVDRKDLLNLISDQDSIADLAEDIAKVLLYRDMEVPDPLKGVLDELLEGTMEISVAAKDLIEQLDELLQVGFRGREQEKVSQMISGVRRSEHNIDTIIHRIKRTLFEHEQRLDPISVIFWYQLIDLLGGISDQAENVADRLLLFLSK, from the coding sequence ATGGACATCAAATCAACCACCCCGTTCGCCGGATTGTTCCGGACCTCACCGTTTAAACCGGTGCAGCAGCATATGCGGCTGGTATTTTCCTGCATCTGCTACATCCCGCCCCTGCTCGATGCGCTGTATCGCAAAGACTACGAGCAGGTAAAAGAATTCGCCGACGAGATCATCAAGCTCGAATCGGAGGCCGATGAAATCAAGCAGGCCTTTCGCCTGACCATGCCGAACACCCTGCTCCTCCCGGTCGATCGCAAGGACCTGCTCAACCTGATCAGCGATCAGGACAGTATCGCCGATCTGGCCGAAGATATCGCCAAGGTCCTGCTCTACCGAGACATGGAGGTGCCCGATCCGCTCAAAGGCGTACTCGACGAGTTGCTGGAAGGCACCATGGAGATCAGCGTGGCTGCCAAGGACCTCATCGAGCAGCTGGACGAACTGCTGCAAGTGGGGTTTCGGGGACGTGAACAGGAGAAAGTGTCACAGATGATCAGCGGCGTCCGGCGCAGCGAACACAACATCGACACCATCATTCACCGCATCAAGCGCACCCTGTTCGAACACGAGCAACGCCTCGACCCGATCTCGGTGATCTTCTGGTACCAACTGATCGACCTGCTCGGGGGCATCTCGGACCAGGCTGAAAACGTAGCTGACCGGCTTCTTCTTTTCCTTTCAAAATAA
- a CDS encoding inorganic phosphate transporter, whose product MEIIASHGTIFVILAVVFGLFMTWGIGANDLANAMGTSVGSGAITIKRAIIIAIIFEFAGAVLAGGHVTGTIRSGIIDPASIINSPEILVFGMLASLLATAFWLMIASWKGWPVSTTHSIIGALVGFAIVGIGPEAVKWGKIGSVVASWVISPIMGGTISFLLVMSTRKLIFDTDQPLRNAKCYAPAYVFVVGFIISLVTLFKGLTHLNMDLTITQSFIVAIMFGLLTAFIGWLFIRRVKEDRAADRDFHFASAEKVFAPMMLFTACAMAFAHGSNDVANGIGPLAAVVSIISSGGDVMQTSPLPLWILLLGGGGIVLGLVTLGYRVMLTVGRKITELTPSRGFCAQLAAAATVVIASRTGLPVSTTHILVGAVLGVGLARGMGAIDLRVLLDIVISWLVTLPAGAFMAMFFYFTLKGIFS is encoded by the coding sequence ATGGAAATCATCGCGTCACACGGCACTATCTTCGTGATTCTGGCGGTCGTATTCGGTCTTTTCATGACCTGGGGCATCGGTGCCAACGACCTGGCCAACGCCATGGGCACCTCGGTCGGTTCTGGGGCGATAACAATCAAACGGGCGATCATTATCGCCATCATATTCGAATTTGCTGGGGCCGTATTGGCCGGTGGTCACGTCACCGGAACCATTCGCAGCGGCATCATCGACCCGGCTTCAATCATCAACTCACCGGAAATACTCGTTTTCGGGATGCTTGCCTCGCTGCTGGCCACCGCCTTCTGGCTGATGATCGCCTCCTGGAAAGGCTGGCCGGTCTCCACCACCCATTCGATCATCGGAGCCCTCGTCGGTTTCGCCATTGTCGGAATCGGTCCCGAGGCAGTCAAGTGGGGAAAGATCGGCAGCGTGGTCGCCAGCTGGGTTATCAGCCCGATTATGGGCGGAACTATCAGCTTTTTGTTGGTAATGAGTACCAGAAAACTAATCTTTGACACCGATCAACCGCTGCGCAACGCAAAATGTTATGCCCCCGCATACGTCTTCGTGGTCGGATTCATCATCTCCTTGGTCACCCTTTTCAAAGGACTGACTCATCTCAATATGGACTTGACGATTACCCAGAGTTTCATCGTGGCTATCATGTTTGGGCTCCTTACCGCCTTTATCGGATGGCTCTTTATCCGACGAGTCAAAGAAGACCGGGCCGCCGACCGGGACTTCCATTTTGCCAGTGCGGAGAAGGTGTTTGCCCCGATGATGCTGTTTACCGCCTGTGCCATGGCTTTCGCTCACGGGTCGAACGACGTGGCCAACGGTATTGGCCCGTTGGCGGCGGTGGTGAGTATTATCAGCTCTGGAGGCGATGTCATGCAGACATCGCCATTGCCCCTGTGGATCCTGCTGCTCGGTGGCGGCGGCATCGTTCTCGGCCTGGTGACGCTCGGTTATCGAGTTATGCTGACCGTCGGCCGCAAGATCACCGAACTCACGCCATCACGGGGATTCTGCGCCCAACTCGCTGCTGCTGCGACCGTCGTCATCGCCAGCCGCACTGGCCTGCCGGTTTCGACCACGCACATTTTGGTCGGTGCCGTGCTGGGTGTAGGATTGGCCCGCGGCATGGGCGCCATTGATCTGCGCGTGCTGCTCGATATCGTCATTAGCTGGCTGGTAACCCTGCCGGCTGGCGCATTCATGGCGATGTTCTTCTACTTCACCCTCAAGGGTATCTTCAGCTGA
- a CDS encoding transglycosylase domain-containing protein, giving the protein MAVSTKKSAPTHRRRNKPWGEKQIMTLLFSVAFVLSLFLAAVLAGFHHLDIPGIRNVSHYNPLQATVVYDRQGAEVDRIFVENRTVIGLDQMAPLLPKAFVAAEDSRFYEHPGLDFLSVLRALINNIRTGRKSQGGSTITQQVAKGLLLSSEKTYLRKFKEAILAWRIDTLLSKDEILFIYLNHIYLGSGAYGVEAAAQTYFGKSAAALDLAEIALLAGLPQAPSRYSPRDHWSAAHERQRYVLNRMVDDGLISADEARQAHRQPATLQGQGAVGDNGYYLAEVRRRAQNMLGGSLDRAGVRIYTNLDRGLQLAGQKAITDGTLRLAARTAGPVGRDGTPEGALACVEACSGRVRALVGGSDFTRTPFNRSVQAKRPAGSVFKPLVYAAALERRLSPQSRVVDEAISITGADGRPWRPRNFSGRFHGSVTLADALIHSYNIPAIKVLQQIGVKPVQRLARQAGISAELPPDLSLALGAVDVSPLEMTAAYLPFLCDGTAVQPRLIERIDTADGQRLYRAQPERQQAISAATAAQMRQLLIRVITEGTGSAAAGLPGLSGGKTGTSDATRDAWFIGFHEQLVAGVWFGFDRNRSLGGDENGGRTAAPVWLDFMRRALDSR; this is encoded by the coding sequence ATGGCGGTTTCGACAAAGAAAAGTGCACCGACGCACCGGCGGCGGAACAAGCCGTGGGGAGAAAAGCAGATCATGACCCTGCTCTTTTCCGTGGCGTTCGTGCTCAGCCTGTTTCTGGCCGCGGTGCTGGCCGGCTTTCATCATCTGGATATCCCCGGCATTCGGAACGTTTCCCACTACAACCCGTTGCAGGCGACGGTGGTCTACGATCGGCAGGGAGCCGAGGTTGACCGCATCTTCGTGGAAAACAGGACAGTCATCGGTCTTGACCAGATGGCCCCGTTGTTGCCCAAGGCCTTCGTTGCTGCCGAGGATTCCCGTTTTTACGAGCATCCGGGTCTCGATTTTCTCTCGGTGCTGCGGGCTTTGATCAACAATATCCGGACCGGCCGCAAGAGTCAGGGCGGCTCGACCATTACCCAGCAGGTGGCCAAGGGGTTGCTGCTGTCGTCGGAAAAGACCTACCTGCGCAAGTTCAAGGAGGCGATACTGGCCTGGCGGATCGACACCCTGTTGAGCAAGGACGAGATCCTCTTTATCTATCTCAATCACATCTATCTCGGTTCCGGCGCTTACGGTGTCGAGGCGGCGGCCCAGACCTATTTCGGCAAGTCGGCGGCTGCCCTGGATCTTGCCGAAATAGCGCTGCTGGCCGGGCTGCCTCAGGCACCCAGCCGCTACTCACCGAGAGATCATTGGTCGGCTGCCCATGAGCGGCAGCGCTACGTACTGAATCGGATGGTGGACGACGGCTTGATCAGTGCCGACGAGGCCCGACAGGCTCACCGACAGCCGGCGACGTTGCAGGGGCAAGGTGCGGTCGGAGACAACGGATACTACCTGGCCGAGGTGCGGCGGCGGGCGCAGAACATGCTCGGGGGCTCGCTTGACCGGGCCGGGGTAAGGATTTATACCAATCTGGATCGGGGGTTGCAGCTGGCCGGCCAGAAAGCGATCACTGACGGCACGCTGCGGTTGGCGGCCCGTACGGCCGGTCCGGTCGGCCGGGACGGCACTCCGGAGGGCGCGCTGGCCTGCGTCGAGGCCTGTTCGGGAAGGGTGCGGGCGTTGGTCGGCGGCAGCGATTTCACGCGTACCCCTTTTAACCGCAGCGTGCAGGCGAAACGGCCGGCCGGGTCGGTATTCAAGCCGCTGGTCTATGCGGCGGCCCTGGAGCGTCGCCTGAGTCCGCAGAGCCGGGTGGTCGACGAGGCGATCTCGATCACCGGGGCCGACGGCCGGCCGTGGCGGCCACGTAATTTTTCCGGCCGTTTCCACGGCTCGGTGACCCTTGCCGACGCCCTGATTCATTCCTATAACATCCCTGCCATCAAGGTGCTCCAGCAGATCGGGGTGAAACCGGTGCAAAGGCTGGCCCGGCAGGCCGGTATCAGCGCCGAGTTGCCGCCCGATCTGTCTCTGGCCCTGGGGGCCGTCGACGTCTCACCGCTGGAAATGACGGCGGCCTATCTGCCGTTTCTCTGCGACGGGACCGCTGTCCAGCCGCGGCTCATCGAACGGATCGACACCGCGGACGGACAACGTCTGTACCGGGCTCAGCCGGAGCGGCAGCAGGCGATCTCCGCCGCCACCGCGGCGCAGATGAGACAATTGTTGATACGGGTCATCACCGAGGGGACCGGCTCCGCGGCGGCCGGCCTGCCAGGCCTGTCAGGCGGTAAGACCGGCACCTCGGATGCCACTCGCGATGCCTGGTTCATCGGTTTTCACGAGCAGCTTGTCGCCGGGGTCTGGTTCGGCTTCGACCGCAACCGCAGTCTGGGCGGTGACGAGAATGGCGGCCGTACGGCAGCGCCGGTCTGGCTCGATTTCATGCGCCGAGCCTTGGACAGCCGCTGA
- the mutL gene encoding DNA mismatch repair endonuclease MutL encodes MSKIRILPEHLANQIAAGEVIERPASAVKELLENSLDAGADRIEVDVEGGGTRLIRVSDNGEGMDEDDVLLCLERHGTSKLSEANQLSGITTLGFRGEAIPSIAAVSRLTITSRPRGSDLGTTVACVFGTIRTVRECGAPVGTSIEVADLFGNTPARRKFLRTARTELAHIDDMIRSCALARPDIALILRVDGRETLRLGNDASREQRLAQLLNYHDGFITVETVRPAPDHISVRGLLLPPEIAAPVAGRLRLLVNGRVIRDRLLTHAVGEGLRSFLLKGRYPSGLIAVDLPPETVDVNVHPAKSEVRFRDSRTIHHLVSESIRQSMLAHQQRLRQAVFHGNREERAPAGDGPAPLPLRGEPMSTTPGSTAIATAPPSLPRSAAALQSREPAPILQRSSTDRIPESDTEPISSVAQIRLDDLVVIGCYRDLYIFCRNRDRLVVIDQHAAHERLLFEELRRQYATGRLASQQLLFPTTVELTPQQVQLVEDNLARLEEMGFGLRDFGATTWLVTAVPAVAGTMQPQQVFFDILACFGDDRFTADNRIDQILATMACKAAVKAGDHLHDREIASLLQRMAAADLFSHCPHGRPVVKLFSETELKKWFSRG; translated from the coding sequence ATGTCTAAGATCCGTATTCTTCCCGAACACCTTGCCAACCAGATCGCCGCCGGTGAGGTGATCGAACGACCGGCCTCGGCGGTCAAGGAACTGCTGGAAAACAGTCTCGATGCCGGGGCCGACCGGATCGAGGTCGACGTGGAAGGGGGCGGCACCCGACTGATCAGGGTCAGCGACAACGGCGAGGGCATGGACGAAGACGACGTCCTGCTCTGCCTCGAGCGGCACGGCACCTCCAAGCTGTCCGAAGCAAACCAGCTCTCAGGTATCACCACGCTTGGCTTTCGCGGCGAGGCCATCCCTTCGATCGCCGCCGTCTCGCGGTTGACCATCACCTCTCGGCCACGCGGCAGCGACCTGGGCACCACCGTCGCTTGCGTCTTCGGCACCATCAGGACCGTCCGTGAGTGCGGGGCGCCGGTGGGCACCAGCATCGAGGTCGCCGACCTGTTCGGCAACACGCCGGCACGACGCAAATTTCTCCGCACCGCACGGACCGAACTGGCCCACATCGACGACATGATCCGCAGCTGTGCCCTGGCCCGACCGGATATTGCCCTGATCTTACGCGTGGACGGACGAGAGACGCTTCGTCTGGGAAACGATGCCAGCCGGGAGCAGCGTCTGGCCCAGTTGCTGAACTATCACGACGGTTTCATCACCGTGGAGACGGTTCGTCCTGCGCCCGACCACATCTCGGTACGGGGGCTGCTGTTGCCGCCGGAAATCGCTGCCCCGGTGGCCGGACGCCTGCGGTTGCTGGTCAATGGCCGCGTCATCCGGGACCGGCTGCTGACCCATGCGGTCGGCGAGGGACTCCGGTCCTTCCTGCTCAAGGGACGTTATCCGTCCGGCCTGATCGCCGTCGATCTGCCGCCGGAGACGGTCGACGTTAACGTCCATCCGGCCAAGAGCGAGGTACGATTCCGTGACAGCCGGACTATTCACCACCTGGTCAGCGAATCGATCCGGCAGAGCATGCTCGCCCACCAGCAGCGGCTCCGCCAGGCGGTATTTCACGGTAACCGGGAAGAACGCGCCCCCGCCGGAGACGGCCCGGCGCCGCTGCCGCTGCGTGGTGAGCCGATGTCGACGACGCCGGGCAGCACCGCCATTGCAACCGCCCCGCCGTCTCTGCCCAGATCGGCAGCGGCGCTACAGTCCCGGGAGCCGGCACCGATCCTGCAGCGGTCCTCTACCGACCGCATCCCGGAGTCGGACACGGAGCCGATCTCCTCGGTCGCGCAGATCCGCCTCGACGACCTGGTGGTCATCGGCTGCTATCGGGACCTCTACATCTTCTGCCGCAATCGCGACCGGCTGGTGGTGATCGACCAGCACGCCGCCCATGAACGACTGCTCTTCGAAGAATTGCGCCGCCAGTATGCCACCGGCCGGCTTGCCTCACAGCAGCTGCTCTTTCCCACCACCGTCGAATTGACGCCCCAACAGGTGCAGCTGGTTGAAGATAATCTGGCCCGGCTCGAGGAGATGGGCTTCGGCCTCCGTGATTTCGGCGCCACCACCTGGCTCGTCACCGCGGTGCCAGCCGTGGCCGGGACCATGCAACCGCAACAAGTGTTCTTCGACATCCTTGCCTGTTTCGGCGATGACCGTTTTACCGCCGACAATCGCATCGATCAGATACTCGCCACCATGGCCTGCAAGGCGGCGGTCAAAGCCGGCGATCACCTGCACGATCGCGAAATTGCCTCTCTGCTGCAACGGATGGCGGCGGCGGATCTCTTTTCCCACTGCCCACACGGCCGACCGGTTGTGAAACTCTTTTCCGAAACGGAGCTGAAGAAATGGTTTTCCCGCGGTTGA
- a CDS encoding 3D domain-containing protein, with the protein MVFPRLKAPPLPIFWLLIASLLMLNGCAKQPTGRVMEVTAYCGCSTCCGWERGSWAYLKLDFWNRYVSTGPRRGATYTGQTASGTYPREPQEGLFSLDSLQRPWVIPFRILLPWYILPGDGTIAADTAYYPFGTRMLVPGYGWGTVEDRGSAIKGPERIDIFYHSHQDALHWGRRRVHVLIEYP; encoded by the coding sequence ATGGTTTTCCCGCGGTTGAAGGCCCCACCGCTACCGATCTTCTGGTTGCTGATCGCCTCGCTGCTGATGCTCAACGGTTGCGCCAAACAACCAACCGGCCGGGTCATGGAAGTCACCGCCTATTGCGGCTGTTCCACCTGTTGCGGCTGGGAACGGGGCAGTTGGGCCTATCTGAAGCTGGATTTCTGGAATCGCTATGTGAGCACGGGACCGCGCCGGGGCGCCACTTACACCGGACAGACGGCCAGCGGCACCTACCCGCGCGAACCCCAGGAAGGATTGTTCTCCCTGGACAGTCTGCAACGCCCCTGGGTGATCCCGTTCCGCATCCTGCTGCCCTGGTATATCTTGCCGGGCGACGGCACCATCGCCGCCGATACCGCCTATTACCCCTTCGGCACCCGGATGCTGGTGCCCGGCTACGGCTGGGGCACCGTGGAAGACCGCGGCAGTGCCATCAAGGGACCGGAACGGATCGATATCTTTTACCATTCGCACCAGGATGCTCTTCACTGGGGCCGGCGCCGAGTCCACGTCCTGATCGAATACCCGTGA
- the trmFO gene encoding methylenetetrahydrofolate--tRNA-(uracil(54)-C(5))-methyltransferase (FADH(2)-oxidizing) TrmFO, with translation MATPLVAPTVTVIGGGLAGCEAAWQSARRDVPVRLFDMKPHRFSPAHESPHLAELVCSNSLRSNDPHNAVGLLKEELRRLDSLIMRAADATAVPAGKALAVDRNRFAATITAAIEDHPLISVERKEITELAEPQPGNVVVLATGPLTSEPLAASLALLTGSKRLFFYDAIAPIVHHESLNLDVVYQKSRYEDGPGDYLNCPLDRDDYQRFITELGDATCMPLHDFEDIHYFEGCLPIEVIRSRGDDTLRFGPMKPVGLEDPRTGHTPYAVVQLRKENRQGTLYNLVGFQTKLTYPEQQRVFRLIPGLERAEFARYGSIHRNTFICAPEVLLPTLQVRQRPDLLISGQLSGVEGYVESTAMGLVAGINAARLVRGRPLLQPPPATALGALISHLRDSDPRYFQPSNVNFGLFPPWPKKVPRRLRGAVRAEQALQALDAWKAALEDAHSEGSGSC, from the coding sequence ATGGCCACACCACTCGTCGCCCCGACGGTCACCGTTATCGGCGGCGGCCTCGCCGGTTGCGAAGCCGCCTGGCAGAGCGCCCGCCGCGATGTGCCGGTACGCCTCTTCGACATGAAACCGCACCGGTTCAGTCCGGCCCATGAATCCCCGCACTTGGCCGAACTGGTCTGCTCCAATTCCCTGCGCTCCAACGATCCGCACAACGCCGTCGGTCTGCTCAAAGAGGAGCTACGCCGCCTCGACTCGCTGATCATGCGCGCTGCCGACGCCACCGCGGTGCCGGCCGGCAAGGCACTGGCCGTCGACAGGAACCGGTTCGCAGCCACCATTACGGCTGCCATCGAAGACCATCCCCTGATCAGCGTGGAGCGAAAGGAAATCACCGAGCTTGCGGAGCCGCAACCGGGGAACGTTGTCGTCCTGGCCACCGGCCCCCTGACCTCAGAGCCGCTCGCCGCCTCCCTGGCCCTGCTGACCGGCAGCAAACGGCTGTTTTTCTATGACGCCATCGCCCCCATCGTCCATCACGAATCGCTGAATCTGGACGTCGTATACCAAAAATCCCGCTATGAGGACGGGCCGGGCGACTACCTCAACTGCCCCCTGGATCGAGACGACTACCAACGCTTTATCACCGAACTGGGTGACGCCACCTGCATGCCCCTGCACGATTTTGAGGATATTCATTACTTCGAGGGCTGCCTGCCCATCGAGGTGATCCGCTCTCGCGGCGACGACACCCTTCGTTTCGGACCGATGAAGCCGGTTGGCCTGGAGGATCCGCGCACCGGCCACACGCCCTATGCGGTGGTTCAACTGCGCAAGGAAAACCGGCAGGGAACCCTGTACAACCTGGTCGGCTTCCAGACCAAGCTCACCTACCCGGAGCAGCAGCGGGTCTTTCGCCTCATCCCCGGCCTGGAGCGGGCCGAATTCGCCCGCTATGGCTCCATCCACCGCAACACCTTTATCTGCGCCCCGGAGGTGCTGTTGCCGACGCTCCAGGTCAGGCAACGCCCGGACCTGCTCATCAGCGGCCAGCTGTCCGGCGTCGAGGGTTACGTGGAGTCGACCGCCATGGGGCTTGTGGCCGGGATCAACGCCGCCCGGCTGGTCCGTGGCCGACCACTCCTCCAGCCGCCGCCGGCCACCGCGCTCGGCGCCCTGATCAGCCACCTGCGCGATAGCGATCCCCGCTATTTTCAGCCGTCCAATGTCAATTTCGGCCTCTTCCCACCGTGGCCAAAGAAGGTACCCAGGCGGTTACGCGGGGCGGTCCGGGCAGAACAGGCCCTGCAGGCGCTGGACGCCTGGAAGGCAGCCCTTGAAGATGCGCATTCCGAGGGAAGCGGGAGTTGTTAA